The following are from one region of the Nicotiana tomentosiformis chromosome 7, ASM39032v3, whole genome shotgun sequence genome:
- the LOC138895916 gene encoding uncharacterized protein, whose amino-acid sequence MRQLTPPCTQCGKLHTGQCRQGSSAYFHCGQTRHYISQCLGLGRGTPAQPSGFTAASLPSVRAPRPGPQSTQGRGRGRGGGDTSGSSGGQNRFYALTGRQDSKASPDVVTGILTIHSHAIYALMDPGSTFSYITPFIAGKLDMRSELLPQPVEVSTPVGDSIVANHVYRDCTVLINDRPTSVDLVELVMLDFDVIMGMDSLAACYANIDCRAKLVRFHFPGEPVLEWKGNAATPKGKFISYLRARKFIAKGCIYHLVHVMDIDKELATLQSVPIVNEFPTVFPDELPGIPPEREIDFAIDLLPNAQPISIPPYRMAPAELRELKEQLKDLLDKGFIRPTNIVADALSRKSMGSLSHVEADKVKMTKYLCQRASLQVHLVDAKGGRILVQNTAKSSFVTEVKERQHEDPELIKSRESIPQQRQTLFELTGDGVLRYQGCLCVPSVGELCAKILSEAHYSRYAVHPGATKMYRDLRQIYWWNGMKKDIAEMVAQCPNCQQVKAEHQRPGGLTQCIELPLWKWDMINMDFITGLPHTPRRYDSIWVIIDRLTKSAQFLPVRTTYSAEDYAKLYIREIVCLHGVPLSIISDRGAQFTAYFWKSFHKGLGTQAERTIQTVEDMLRACVLDFKRSWDDHLPLIEFAYNNSFQASIQMAPYKALYGRKCRSPIGWFEVGEAELLGPNLVQQAMEKVKLIRNRLRTAQSRQNSYADVRRRDLEFDVEDWVFLKVSPMKGVMRFGNKGKLSPRYVGPYKIIRRIGRVAYELDLPLELQAVHPVFHVSMLWKCIGDHSLITPIEDIHIAEDLSYAEVPVVILDRQVRKLRTKEVASVKVLWRNNNIEEMTWEAEEEMRKKYPHLFTT is encoded by the exons ATGAGACAGCTTACTCCTCCATGTACTCAGTGCGGTAAGCTGCACACCGGGCAATGTAGACAGGGTTCGAGTGCATATTTTCATTGTGGGCAGACAAGACATTATATTAGCCAGTGCCTGGGGTTAGGCAGAGGTACACCAGCTCAGCCTTCAGGATTCACAGCAGCCTCTTTGCCCTCAGTCCGTGCTCCCCGACCAGGTCCACAGTCTACTCAGGGCCGTGGTAGGGGGAGAGGTGGAGGAGACACCTCAGGTTCTAGTGGTGGCCAGAACCGCTTTTATGCACTCACAGGCCGACAGGATTCAAAGGCAtccccagatgttgtcacaggtatattgacaatacattctcatgccatttatgcattgatggatcccggctctacattttcatatattactccatttattgctGGTAAGCTTGACATGAGATCTGAGTTGTTGCCACAGCCAGTTGAGGTGTCTACGCCAGTTGGCGACTCTATTGTAGCTAATCATGTCTATCGAGATTGTACAGTGTTAATTAATGACCGTCCAACCTCTGTTGATTTAGTTGAATTGGTTATGCTAGACTTCGATGTCATTATGGGTATGGATTCGTTGGCAGCTTGTTATGCTAATATTGATTGTCGTGCAAAGTTGGTCCGATTTCATTTTCCTGGTGAACCTGTCCTTGAATGGAAAGGTAATGCAGCCACGCCCAAGGGTaagtttatttcataccttagGGCTCGGAAGTTTATTGCTAAAGGTTGTATATACCATCTGGTTCATGTTATGGATATAGATAAGGAGCTAGCGACTCTTCAGTCGGttcctattgtgaatgaattcccgacGGTATTCCCTGACGAGCTTCCAGGAATTCCCCCCGAAAGGGAAATCGATTTCGCTATAGATTTGCTTCCTAATGCGCAACCTATATCCATTCCTCCCTACAGAATGGCTCCTGCAGAGCtaagggaattgaaggaacaactgaaggacttgctcgataaaggctttattaggccaa CTAATATTGTTGCTGATGCCCTTAGCCGGAAGTCCATGGGCAGTCTAAGCCATGTTGAAGCTGATAAGGTCAAGATGACCAAATATCTATGCCAGCGAGCTAGTTTGCAGGTGCATTTGGTAGATGCAAAGGGTGGACGCATTCTCGTTCAGAATACGGCAAAATCTTCTTTTGTTACTGAAGTGAAAGAGCGACAACACGAGGATCCTGAGCTTATAAAATCGAGGGAAAGTATTCCACAGCAGCGACAAACTTTATTTGAGCTAACTggagatggagtccttagatacCAGGGCTGCTTATGCGTACCGTCAGTAGGAGAGCTCTGTGCCAAGATTCTTTCGGAGGCCCATTATTCTAGATATGCAGTTCATCCcggagcgacaaagatgtatcgggaccttcgacagatctattggtggaatggaatgaaaaaagatatcgcGGAGATGGTAGCCCAATGTCCCAACTGCCAGCAAGTTAAAGCCGAACATCAGAGGCCTGGAGGCCTAACTCAGTGTATTGAGCTTCCATTATGGAAATGGGACATGATAAATATGGACTTCATCACTGGTTTGCCTCACACTCCACGGAGGTATGATTCtatttgggtaattattgataggcttacaaaatctgCTCAATTCCTGCCAGTCAGGACGACATATTCAGCCGAGGATTATGCCAAgctttacattcgagagattgtttgccttcacggagtgccattatctattatctctgatcgaggggctcaatttacagcatatttttggaaatcttttcaTAAGGGTCTAggcacgcag gcagagcgtactattcagacagttgaggatatgttacgtgcatgcgtgctagattttaaaagaagttgggatgatcatctacctcttattgagttcgcttataataacagcttccaagctagtattcagatggctccttacaaAGCACTATATGGGCGGAAGTGTAGATCGCCGATCGGTTGGTTCGAGGTCGGGGAAGCAGAGTTGCTAGGTCCTAACTTAGTCCAGCAAGCAATGGAAAAGGTAAAACTTATTAGAAACCGGCTGCGTACAGCACAAAGTCGGCAAAATTCTTATGCAGATGttcgacgacgagacttagagtttgatgtagaagattgggttttcctgaaagtatcgcctatgaagggcgtcatgcgaTTTGGAAATAAGGGGAAGCTCAGCCCCAGGTATGTTGGACCATATAAGATTATTCGGAGGATTGGTAGGGTGGCGTACGAGCTTGATTTGCCTTTAGAATTGCAAGCAGTCCATcctgtgtttcatgtatctatgttgtgGAAGTGCATTGGAGATCATTCACTTATTACGCCCATTGAGGATATTCACATTGCTGAAGACTTATCTTATGCAGAGGTACCAGTagttattttagatcggcaggtaaggaagcttcgaactaaagaagtggcttccgtgaaagtgttatggcgaaataaCAACATCGAGGAAATGACCTGGGAAGCTGAGGAGGAAATGAGGAAGAAGTACCCCCACCTATTTACGACTTAA
- the LOC138895917 gene encoding uncharacterized protein: MAPYKALYGRQCQSPVGWFEPGEARLLDTDLVRGALEKVKLIQNLLRTEQSRQKSYANRKVRDVAYMVGEKVFLRVSPMKGVMRFGKKDKLSSRHNGPFEVLKRIGEVAYKLALPSSVSGVHPMFHVSMLRKYYGDPSHILDFNTV, encoded by the coding sequence atggctccttataagGCCTTATACGGTAGGCAGTGTCaatctccagttggttggttcgagcctggggaggctaggttattggacACCGATCTAGTTCGGggtgccttggagaaagtcaagttgattcagaaTTTGCTTCGTACAgaacagtctagacaaaagagttatgctaataggaaggttcgtgatgttgcatatatggtgggagagaaggtatttctcagagtttcgcccatgaaaggtgtgatgaggttcgggaagaaggacaagttgagctcTCGGCATAATGGCCCTTTTGAAGTGCttaagaggattggagaggtggcctacaagcttgcattgccatctAGTGTATCGGGTGTTCACccaatgtttcatgtttctatgctccggaagtattatggagATCCGtcacatattttggacttcaacacggtttag